One Helianthus annuus cultivar XRQ/B chromosome 12, HanXRQr2.0-SUNRISE, whole genome shotgun sequence genomic region harbors:
- the LOC110892915 gene encoding uncharacterized protein LOC110892915, producing MSWYAESWGIPIKTDDSGVVVLDYDREENALTGKSDVFSDKLETPVSSDSEISSADSGNYSSVAETSTDTSETFKQNKDEKVDMFNCVSKEIDEQGSYDEPNIQVADSCTSDDERSASRNFECDKHSEPSSATPEESQIVYSSSEKPESADARNSEVDEAEEEIFVETNSEEIYEISEPEEKGSTIINLTVDSTDEEEISVETNSAEPPENIVSEEKESVEVNSTNDSTLDPKGSDSEESTSNKAKSTESAPLKKRRSRKNRRPRKKKVRKENPTLKQTEPKLKGKAVDTCSCADNCKQGSSKTKHTHKQSASKEKKGLDQFPGITQAELNVFF from the coding sequence ATGTCTTGGTATGCTGAGAGTTGGGGTATTCCGATTAAAACTGATGATTCAGGTGTTGTGGTTTTAGATTATGATCGTGAAGAAAATGCTTTAACAGGGAAATCTGATGTTTTCTCTGATAAACTTGAAACACCTGTTTCAAGTGACTCAGAAATCAGTTCTGCTGATTCGGGCAACTATTCTAGTGTGGCTGAAACATCAACTGATACATCAGAAacttttaaacaaaataaagatgaGAAAGTTGATATGTTTAACTGTGTTAGTAAAGAAATTGATGAACAGGGATCATATGATGAACCTAACATTCAAGTTGCAGATTCTTGTACTTCAGATGATGAGCGTAGCGCTTCTAGGAATTTTGAGTGTGACAAACACTCAGAACCAAGTAGTGCAACGCCCGAAGAGAGTCAAATAGTTTATTCTTCATCTGAGAAACCAGAATCAGCTGATGCCAGAAACTCAGAAGTTGATGAAGCTGAAGAAGAGATATTCGTAGAAACCAATTCTGAGGAAATTTATGAGATCTCGGAGCCTGAAGAAAAGGGATCCACGATAATCAATTTAACAGTTGattcaactgatgaagaagagaTATCTGTAGAAACTAATTCTGCAGAACCTCCTGAGAACATAGTTTCTGAGGAAAAGGAATCTGTGGAAGTCAATTCAACAAATGATTCAACTCTCGATCCCAAAGGATCAGATTCGGAAGAAAGCACTTCAAATAAAGCAAAGTCTACTGAATCAGCTCCTTTAAAGAAAAGACGGTCACGTAAAAACAGAAGACCACGGAAAAAGAAAGTTCGAAAGGAAAACCCGACTCTCAAGCAAACTGAACCTAAGCTGAAGGGTAAAGCTGTCGATACTTGCTCTTGTGCTGATAACTGTAAGCAGGGTTCTTCAAAGACAAAACATACACACAAGCAGTCAgcatcaaaagaaaagaaaggacTTGATCAGTTCCCTGGAATAACACAAGCAGAGCTAAATGTCTTTTTCTGA